The following coding sequences lie in one Synechococcus sp. PCC 7336 genomic window:
- a CDS encoding metal ABC transporter permease has protein sequence MLDFLLKPLEYDFFIRALVVGILSGFLCGVMGVYITTRRMSYVAHGLSHAILGGAVISYILGLNFYLGAGIWGFGAAILIQYLTVNNVYSDSAIGIVTTASFALGVALISMSRQFTQSFEAALFGNVLGVTPADVWIIVSVAIALLSLLFLFYRPLLFWSFDREIAQVHGVPVRWMDLLFALMLAALLVSTLQVLGVTLIISAVVIPASIARLLTHHFARMLAISSSVGAFVAFLGLYSSYYFDVASGASVVLLSTAIFAGVLGFSISRQKSRAVKSKLPLLK, from the coding sequence ATGCTCGACTTTCTGCTCAAACCCCTCGAATACGATTTCTTTATCCGCGCCTTAGTTGTGGGAATTCTATCTGGATTCCTTTGCGGCGTTATGGGCGTTTATATCACCACACGCCGCATGAGCTATGTTGCCCACGGTCTTTCCCATGCCATTTTGGGTGGAGCTGTCATTAGCTATATTTTGGGACTCAATTTCTACTTGGGAGCTGGGATATGGGGATTTGGCGCGGCGATTCTGATTCAATATTTAACGGTTAACAACGTCTATTCAGATTCGGCGATTGGAATTGTGACGACGGCCAGTTTTGCCCTCGGTGTGGCGCTGATTAGTATGTCGCGTCAGTTTACCCAGAGTTTTGAGGCAGCCTTATTCGGCAATGTTTTGGGGGTAACGCCTGCTGATGTCTGGATTATTGTGTCTGTGGCGATCGCCTTATTGTCCTTGCTATTTTTGTTTTATCGTCCGTTGCTATTCTGGAGCTTCGATCGCGAGATCGCTCAGGTTCATGGGGTTCCCGTGCGTTGGATGGACCTGTTGTTTGCCCTCATGCTGGCGGCATTGCTGGTCTCGACGTTGCAGGTGTTGGGGGTGACGCTGATTATCTCTGCTGTTGTCATCCCCGCATCGATCGCGCGATTATTAACCCATCACTTTGCCCGCATGCTGGCCATCTCCAGCAGCGTAGGAGCATTTGTAGCATTTTTGGGACTGTACTCGAGTTATTACTTCGATGTAGCTTCTGGTGCCAGTGTTGTGCTGCTGTCAACTGCTATCTTTGCCGGCGTTCTGGGATTTTCCATCTCCCGTCAGAAATCACGCGCTGTCAAATCGAAACTCCCATTGCTTAAATGA